The region TAATCTTGATGATTCTGGCTGCATATTTATACTTTAATGGGCAAATAGTCTTTGGTGCTGTCATTACAACAATTCAATTTTGTACAACGGTTATGAATGGCACTGCACAGTTTGCTGCTCAATGGAACCTAATTAAATCATCAAAGAAGTTAAATGAAAAGATAACCTCCTTAGAAGGCGCGAGCGCACCTTTACAAAATGAACATCAAGATAAAAAAGTAGCTAAATTACAGATAAAGAACCTACAGCATCAATTTAAGAATGGTGAACTTATTTCTTATCCAGATTTAACTATTAAAAGTGGTGAAAAAGTTTTAGTAACAGGCGATAGTGGTAGTGGAAAATCCACTTTATTTAAGCTAATCTTAGGTAAATTATCACCAACTAGTGGAAAAGTGATTTTTGAAGATAAGAATGGTAAAGAAGTCAAACTCAATCGTGATGAACTTGGATATGTAGCACAAGATAATACTCTTTTCCCCGATACTATTGAAAATAATATGACAATGTTCAATTCAAAGCTTGATGAGAAAGTAAAAAGAGTAGCTAAACAAGTTGAGTTTGAAAATGATCTTAAAAAAATCCCCGATGGTTTAAAGCATGAAATTAATTTGGATGAAGGAAATTTATCAGGAGGACAAAAGCAAAAAATCGTTTTGGCGAGAGCAGTTTTAGCCGGATCAAAATGGCTCTTTATTGATGAGGGAACAAGTGCAATTGACAGTAAGGCAACAAAGAAAATTTTGGAAAATTTACTTGATCATGAAACTACTATTGTCATGATTGCCCATAATCTTAATGATGAGCTAGAGAACCTGTTTGATCGAAAAATCAGCTTGAAAAATGGAGGTGAGTAGGGATGAGCTTTAAAGGATTTATCAAGACAAATTACCTTAGATTTATTTATATCAATTTTTTATCCATTATTTCTGGATTGGGCGCAATTGGTGCTGGGTATGTCCAAATGTACTGGTTAACTTTCATCAAGAACAAAAACTGGATGGGAGTGTTATGGACAAGTCTTGCTAGCGGACTCTTATATTTAGCAGCGCAAGGGTTAATTTATTACATTCAGTTTGTTACGCGTATTCAAGAAGAGGAATATAATAAAAAAATTCGTAATAATCTTGCTAGTCATTACTTTAAAGATGATAAGTATCACAAAATAGCTGCGGTTCAAAATCGAATGACCAACGACCTTGAGATGGTAAGAGAAAATTATTTTGATTGGTACATTATCGTTCCTTTTTATGGAACAATGTTTGTTGGTGCTTTAGTTGCCTTACTCACAATTCATTGGCAAATTTTTGTTGTAAGTATTTTGATTGATATTGCATCTTACTATATTCCTAAACTTATTCAGAAAAAGATGGAGAAGGCCACAACAAATGTTTCTGTTCAAAATAAACATTATTTAGATGTGTTGGAAAAATGGTTTTCTGGAGTTGAAGAATTACGCAGATACTTTGCTGGTGCAAAGCTATTTCAAGTTCAGAATCAAGCAGCTAATAAGATTGAAAAAGCCCATATTCATCAAACTGGTACTCAGCAAGAACTAATTGTAATAAATGGATTATGTAACTCAATAGGACAATTGATCCTTCTTTCTTTGACTGGATATATGATCACTCAAGGACAAGTACTTTTTGGTGCAATCATGTCAGTACAAAATTTTGCAGCTAATATTTCCATTGGCTTGCAACAAATGATCCAAGCATTGAGTTTTATGAAATCTTCTGAAGAACTAATGGGCCAAATTAGTAATGATTCTGCACCACTACAGAATAATTCAAATGTTCAGAGGAAAAAGCCAGCTCTAATTTCTACTGAGAATTTAGCTTTAGCTTTTCCAAATGGTGAGAAGTTAAGTTTTCCTGATATTCAAATAAAATCCGGAGAAAAGATTTTGTTAACTGGAGATTCAGGAGCTGGAAAATCTACCTTGTTTAAATTGATATTAGGTTCAGTAAGGCCGACACAGGGATCTATTATTTTTAAAGATAAAAATGGAAAAGAAGTTGTTCCTGATATGTCGAAGATTGGTTATATTCCACAAGATCCAAATCTCTTTCCTGGGACGATTGAAGAAAACATTACCATGTTTAATTCAAAATTAAATTCTCAAGTAGAGCCTATAATCAAAGAAGTTAATTTTGCTAATGATATTGCTAAATTCAAGGAAGGATTAGAGCATCAATTAAATCTAGATAAACTAAATATTTCGGGCGGTCAAAGACAAAAGATCGTTCTAGCCCGAGCTAAAGTGCATGGAAGTGATATAATTTTGATCGATGAAGGAACTAGTGCGATAGATCAAAAAGCAACCATGAATATTTTAAAGAATTTAGTTAAGGGTAAAGAAACGATTATTTTTATAGCGCACAATTTTAATCAAGATATGCGTGCATTATTTGATCGTGAAATTCATTTAGTTAAAGAGTGAAGATAAAGAAATACTGGTAATCAACGTTAAAATAAATATTGATTGCCAGTATTTTCTGCCTAAAGGGATGTATTTTTAATTAAAGATCATTGTCTAACTTATTTTTAGTAACGGATGTATCTAGAATATATGTATTGTAACTTTGAGTTACGTCTACATCAAACTGGTTAAGTAAGTCCATTGCTGCCCAATCAGTATCGTCTGCTTCAAAAAATATGCTTTCGAAAGAATTGAACATATCTAATAGCACGCTTTGAATGAACTTAGGACATGTTTTTGGATTCGTAGAACAAATATAAGCAATTTCATTATTTTCGGTAAAAATAATATTTTCAATTTGAGAATCTTTATTAAGTTGATAATATCCTGTTTTAGTCGGAACTTCTTTAATAAACTGATCTTTTGAGATCGTTAGTGGTGACACAACTTTATGACTATTTTTATAATATTGGTATAGAAAATCACAACAGTCTAAATATTTATTATTGTGCATATCGAATTTTTGAATAGTTATTTTTTCTTCAGGAAGCAATTTCATATTATCTTTTTTAACAGTTAATGAAAAACACCGTCTTTTTAATTGAAAGCCATTTTTAGTTAAAAAAGCGATTAAATACTTTTCAGTTGAATCAAGCATAACTTGTAGTGGTTTCTTTTTATCTTGTATGATTAAAGAAAAAGGCGAAGAGAGTGGATATGTAAGAAGGTTAAATTTAAGATAGCAATTTTGATTATGATAGTCGTTGGTATAAGTAGAGATTGTGCCGATACTTTTGTTATTTTCAAATAATTGGTAAGTATTTGAGTTGATTTTAAGGATCTTGCTAGTCATTGTATTCTTAACCCTTTACTATAAAAACGAAAGAAGTATTAAAATAAATATAGCGTAAAATCCACATTTATTAAATGTTTTTATGAGAAGACAGATAATGATAACAATTGAACAATTAAGCAATTTTCCAAATAAGATTTTGATTAATTAGAAGTTTGAAATACTCTAATACAAGAAAAATGCTACTAAATCAAGGCTTAATAACCTTTAGATTTAGCAGCATTTTTTAGATTAATATTAAAGTATTTAATTCTTGTATTTTAGACTGGCGTATATATTCCTAGCAACTTCAATTAAGGTTACGATTCCAAAGAAGATAGCTGAGGAAAGTAGAGCTTTATCTGAATTCTTAGCAATGATTGAAATAATAAAGGGAGAAATTACAGCCCCAATGTCCATCATAATTAAGCATAAGGTGGTAGCAAGATTACTTAATTTGTCAGGGACACTTAAGGAAATCGATTTAAAGATGTATGGCATTACAATACCAAAACCTGCACCAAGTACAATGCATCCCACTACCAACACAAAGGTATTTCTTGCGCTACTAATTAAGTAAAACCCAAGTGCATTTAAAACCATACATAAAACCCATACCCGCTGGTGCAGTTTAATATAAAGCCAATTAAATGCGATACCACATGGAATACCAGTAATAGCAATTACTGCTAGCATTAACGAAGCCATACTTTCATTTCCTAAATGAAAATCTACGATAAAACTAGGAAGTTTGTAAGCAAGAGCCATGTAGAAAATATAAATCAAAAGTGTAAGGATACTGAGATAAATAATGTTTGAATTAAAAGCTTGTTTTATATTAGAAAGGGAAAAATGTTTTCCAGAAGAATGCTTAGTTTTCTTAGGAACTTTAATAAAGTGTTCAAACATAAAAAATACTGGAATTGCTAGGATATATACCCAGAAAACAGCGTGCCAAGATAATGTTACTAGATAACAAATAATAAAGGCAGAAGCGATGTAGCCAACATCGTTCATAATGTTTTGGAAACATAATAGGCGATTGAGTTCAGTTTTATGATTTTCATAAATCATCATAATTAAACTTACGGCTAAGGAGTTATAAATCCCGATACCAAATCCAAGCAAGATCCGGAGAATAAATATTAGCCAAAAACTATTAACAATTACTGGTAAAGTTCCGCAGATTCCAACTAGAGCTAATCCAATTAAAATTACTTTTTTTCTGCCAATTTTTTTAACTAGAAAAGGATTTATTAAAAGACCAAATATTTCTCCAAAATTAGGAATAGTAGTCAGTAATTCAACTGTCACACGAGGAATATTAGGAAAGGCTCTTTCCATTAAGGGAAGAGCAGGAGAAATAACAGAGGGCATCATAATGAAGAGAGAAATTGCTAATAAAGTAGCTTTAAAGATTGGTTTAGATACCTCTTTTTCAATATCCATAACTATCGTCCTTTCTTTGAAAATATTGCTTTCACCGTCATTCTAACAAAGATAGGTAGAAGAATAAGAAATAAACATTAGGAGTAAAAGGAAGAATAAGGAAAACATAGAAAAAAGCTTGATTTACAATGCGATATTGAAATCAAGCCTAAAAATAAAGATATTGATTAAAAACTAGTCAAATCGAGCCTTAAAAATTGCCTCCACTAGTGCTCTTTTAGTGAAATATCCGTTTCTAATTAATTTTGCAAAATTATCTACGTTCTCGACCATTTGATTATATTCAGAATCACTAATTTGAAGGACTTTTTCTTGAGCTTCTTCTAAATTGTTTACAACTAGACCGAGATTTTTTCTTTTTATTATTTCTACTTCAGCTAGGTTATCTTTTACAATAAGTGGTAATCCGGCAGCTAAATAGGTACTAGTTTTAAAAGTAGTATTTAAGGTCATATATTGTTCCCAGGATTTATTAATAGTTCCCCATACAAGTCCAAAGCCACCATGAGAACGTATGTCGTCTAATAATATTGATTCGGGTTTATGCCCAACAAATTGTACATTAGACCTGTTTTCACCAACTGGATTGCCATAAATTCTTAAATTAGCTTTGGAATCTTTCCAATCGGGTAGAGAACCAAATTTTTCAGCACTTCCTGCAAAATTGATTATTTTTTTATTTTCTGGCTTAGTATCATAAAGAATTTGAGCAGGATGATCCCAAAAATA is a window of Lactobacillus intestinalis DNA encoding:
- a CDS encoding MFS transporter; this translates as MDIEKEVSKPIFKATLLAISLFIMMPSVISPALPLMERAFPNIPRVTVELLTTIPNFGEIFGLLINPFLVKKIGRKKVILIGLALVGICGTLPVIVNSFWLIFILRILLGFGIGIYNSLAVSLIMMIYENHKTELNRLLCFQNIMNDVGYIASAFIICYLVTLSWHAVFWVYILAIPVFFMFEHFIKVPKKTKHSSGKHFSLSNIKQAFNSNIIYLSILTLLIYIFYMALAYKLPSFIVDFHLGNESMASLMLAVIAITGIPCGIAFNWLYIKLHQRVWVLCMVLNALGFYLISSARNTFVLVVGCIVLGAGFGIVMPYIFKSISLSVPDKLSNLATTLCLIMMDIGAVISPFIISIIAKNSDKALLSSAIFFGIVTLIEVARNIYASLKYKN
- a CDS encoding sugar transferase, with protein sequence MAVYITKINGFSVDIIQPVQKMVVDYANELGIDEFGIFTYNWPDEPKMYLDTRFDGIIAALNPGDTVIVQTPVWLGVNWENAFIDHLNIYPNIKKVLFIHDVPPLMSPENHYLLPAYIDYYNKFDILIVPSQNMYDFLRKNGLAEKPYVIQYFWDHPAQILYDTKPENKKIINFAGSAEKFGSLPDWKDSKANLRIYGNPVGENRSNVQFVGHKPESILLDDIRSHGGFGLVWGTINKSWEQYMTLNTTFKTSTYLAAGLPLIVKDNLAEVEIIKRKNLGLVVNNLEEAQEKVLQISDSEYNQMVENVDNFAKLIRNGYFTKRALVEAIFKARFD
- a CDS encoding ATP-binding cassette domain-containing protein, producing MKLKGIFKINKGRFILIFLMIILAAVIDTLSQYLMTPAFNNLKNLNFLGFVIFIALSRLCDICRLLLGSGSDYLYSKQSQSYLHQIRKKISLYLFKKQIDDTASIQNNLAANLDQLTRNYLTPIKAAFLYGLMVIFSIVVLFSYNWSLVLLTVILTLVSLLLPKVFENMSSNATIEVTKSNEKLLKAISNWINGLDELRRYSSFRIYSDSMNQAADDYKKAAIHQGATIAIADLATSIVNIGGQIILMILAAYLYFNGQIVFGAVITTIQFCTTVMNGTAQFAAQWNLIKSSKKLNEKITSLEGASAPLQNEHQDKKVAKLQIKNLQHQFKNGELISYPDLTIKSGEKVLVTGDSGSGKSTLFKLILGKLSPTSGKVIFEDKNGKEVKLNRDELGYVAQDNTLFPDTIENNMTMFNSKLDEKVKRVAKQVEFENDLKKIPDGLKHEINLDEGNLSGGQKQKIVLARAVLAGSKWLFIDEGTSAIDSKATKKILENLLDHETTIVMIAHNLNDELENLFDRKISLKNGGE
- a CDS encoding ATP-binding cassette domain-containing protein codes for the protein MSFKGFIKTNYLRFIYINFLSIISGLGAIGAGYVQMYWLTFIKNKNWMGVLWTSLASGLLYLAAQGLIYYIQFVTRIQEEEYNKKIRNNLASHYFKDDKYHKIAAVQNRMTNDLEMVRENYFDWYIIVPFYGTMFVGALVALLTIHWQIFVVSILIDIASYYIPKLIQKKMEKATTNVSVQNKHYLDVLEKWFSGVEELRRYFAGAKLFQVQNQAANKIEKAHIHQTGTQQELIVINGLCNSIGQLILLSLTGYMITQGQVLFGAIMSVQNFAANISIGLQQMIQALSFMKSSEELMGQISNDSAPLQNNSNVQRKKPALISTENLALAFPNGEKLSFPDIQIKSGEKILLTGDSGAGKSTLFKLILGSVRPTQGSIIFKDKNGKEVVPDMSKIGYIPQDPNLFPGTIEENITMFNSKLNSQVEPIIKEVNFANDIAKFKEGLEHQLNLDKLNISGGQRQKIVLARAKVHGSDIILIDEGTSAIDQKATMNILKNLVKGKETIIFIAHNFNQDMRALFDREIHLVKE